The region TCGCCCTCGTAGCTGGCCAGAGCGTCGGCGATGGTCTGGCTGTCGAGGCCGTGGGTGGCCAATTCGGCACGTATGTGCAAAGGCCCATAACCATTGCCGGCGCGGCTTCTGACCATGCTTTCGGCGAACCGGCCATCGTTCTGCCAGCCGGCCTCGGCAAGCTGGGCGACCGCGGTTTCCACCTCGCCGGCGTCGAGGCCACGGGAGGTCAGTTTGCGGGTCAATTCCTTGCGCGAGTGCTCGCGGCGGGTCAGCAGGCCGAGGGCGCGCTGGGTCGGGTTTTGCTCGCGCGGCGCCCGCCGGCGCTGGCCCCGGCCCGAGCCGTCGGGACGGCTTAGACTTTCGTCGAACAGTGCACTGGGTCGATCTTCCGCGGAGGCCTCGGAGGCCGGATCGGCCGGATCGGCGCCGCCCAGGGCGAGCTGCGCCTCGAAGCGGTCGGCCTCGGGCCAGGCCGAGCCGCCCGGAACGGACCGCTCCGGATGGTCGCTCCCGCTACCGAAGCCTCCGTTTCCGTACGATTTCGAGGCGAATGGTTTCGAGCCGAAGCCCTTGGAGCCCGACCATTTCGAAGCCGACGATTTCAAGCCCGAGCGCTTGGAGCCAAAGCCGCCGGAAAACCCGCCGCGCCGGCCGGTTTCAGAGGCGGAGCGCTCGTCAGCCGGTCTTTCATCCGTATCCGTATCCGTATCCGTATCCGCGTCCGTAGCTTGGTCTGGCGACGAAAGCCGCTGCGGACGGGGCGCCACCGGCCCCAGGGCCGACTTCGGGGCCGCATTGCCGGCCTCGATGGCGCGCATCCGCGCCAGCAGCTCCTCGCGAAGCTGCGTGTCGCGATCGGACTTGGACTTGGGCTGTCCGCCCTGCCCGCCCGGATCTTCGGCGCCGCCTTCGCGACGCCGGTCGTCGTCGTATCGATCCGACG is a window of Lysobacter antibioticus DNA encoding:
- the recX gene encoding recombination regulator RecX, with translation MFDESLSRPDGSGRGQRRRAPREQNPTQRALGLLTRREHSRKELTRKLTSRGLDAGEVETAVAQLAEAGWQNDGRFAESMVRSRAGNGYGPLHIRAELATHGLDSQTIADALASYEGDWLQNARDLVRRRYGEDFAADPARRRKAADLLMRRGFDGDTARKANRSGADD